TTGATAAGTGCCGTTAAGTTCAAACTCTGCTGTATCGAGCCCGGTAACCTCCAGTACAACCCTTTTTACTCCTGCTGGCTGACGAATCACCGTATCTACCGGCACCGCAAAAAGTCGCAGTAAATCAACAGGATAACCGGATTCGCCAGATAACGCCTCTTTCTCTGTAACCCGGTAAGAGTTCAACCCCATTGGAGACTCTTCCTTAACCGTCATGCCATTCCTATCCAACCAGGTAGTAACCTCAGTTTTTGCCCTTTTTACTCTCACCTTTAATACCGGAATCTCCTCGCCATTTGATTTTAGAATCTCGTATCCCAAAACGGTAACAATTGCTGGTAATGTATCCATTACTGTGCCATCAAAAGTCAAATAATTCAATGTCGTACCCGAGTCAGGCTTTGCCTCAACAATTACCCGTCCGAGGGCTTCAATTGGATAAAGTTGTCGGCTCAGTTTAACTCGCTGACCCTCTCTCGTTCCTTCACCACTCAATATCAACCAGCCATCTTTGACCGTTCCGGCGGCTTTAAATGCGCCGTCTTGGGAACCCAGTTCAAATTGGAACGAGCGCATGGTCCAATCGGTATTGGTAATGACCTGAGAACGGACCCTTACCTGCTGGACTTTACCCAGCATACTTATGGTCATTCTCATAATGTTGTCGAATCTATACCCGTCTGTAATCTGCACACATTTCGTCACAGCCCAACCCACTTTTTTGCCCATAAGATATGTTGCCAGCCAGACACCGTTTGAATCGCTACCCGCATTTGTAAGAGCTATATATTTTCTATCCGCCTTACCACCACAGGCAAGAATTAAAGCAAAAAATAAGACCAAAATTCTTTTCTTCATTGCTTAAACTTAACAAGTATTCGATTAATGTCAACAGGTTCTGGTATTGACTTTACCATTTAGTTATTTTACAATTTCCTGCGCCGAAGTGGCGGAAATGGCAGACGCAGCGGACTCAAAATCCGCCGCCCAGCGATGGGCTTGTGGGTTCGACTCCCACCTTCGGCATTCACTGTTTAAAAACTGGAAAAGTTGCCAAGACTGGGCGGTGGTCTGAAATCAAACGCAGATAATCAACTATCTCATCATCAAGTCGCACCGTAGATGTTCTGCCCCCAGCATATTCGGTCAGCGCATCACTCGTCACAAGGATATGGTCGAAAAGCACTCCGGAAGTAACAAGCGACCCATAAAACTCATTTCCTGCTAAAGGCAGTGTCAAAAAACGGTAATCAATTGTATCGACAAGAAACGGCAGAAATACATTTTCTCCTTCCGGTTTAATCAGTTCATCATTCCAGTCACCCGCAACCACAAAATCCTGCTCCCCGCCCCGCGCCCGCTCATTGTCAACGTATTTCTTTAACAACCGACAGGCACCGGCGCGTTTTGCCCGATCAGAAACAGTTGACCCGGCTTTAAGGTGCAACACAATCAGCCTGAAATCAAATGTTCCGCCGTTACTCGAGGCCCTAATCATCATCTCCAGCGGCGGCCGGGGAAAAGAGTCGTTATTCCAGAAAATCTGATGTACTTCACTAACCTGAACTATTTCGCTTTTGTATATCACACCGGTCTTCTGGTAAAACGAACCATAATCATCACGCGAATAAAGTCCACAATAACGAGGCAAACCGTTTAGAAGTTGTATAAAGGCGGTCGTATCTTCAATCTCCTGGATACAAAACAAATCAACATCCAGCCGGTCAATCAGCGTTTGCAGCAGCAACAGAGTCGAATCTCCTTTTTTGGGAAAATTTTGTATATTCCAGGTGACAAGCTCCAGCGTCGTATCGGTACCTAAAGATGGCACTGCTCCGGGAAATTCAATTTTGAAAGGTGCAAACGCCACAATTGAACGCGCTCCGGAATCGTCAATTGCCCGAAGAGAAAAAAGGTGATTGCCCCACGAGAGGTTGTAAAGTGTAACCCCATTTGATTCGGTGAATGTGTCGGGTGTTGAATCATTCAAACCATAAAAAAAGCCGATAATCCTGCCATCAACATCATTCCCCTGCCACTCGAATCGAGCAGAATCGGCATCGGTGATTATGCTGGGCTTTAGAGTAAACACTACTGTCGGCCCTTTATTACCCGTATCTAACGGTTTAATACAACTTAGAAAAATTATCAGTCCCAAGAACCACTTATTCATTTTCATTGAATTAGCTTATCCTTATCAAACGCTTTGTCCAGAAGATGTCTACCCTGCTGGAGTTAACAATCGCCGATTTAGATGTACATCGTATGCTTGACTCCATTTAAAATAAAAGTTATAATCAGCAAATAAAAGCAGACTGACATTTGTAATATAACGTAGAAAAAGGAGAAACAAAGAAAGCGATGAACAATAAAGAAGTTGCCAATCTTATTGCCCAGATAGCGCGAATTAGAAATGTTGATATTACATACGTTTGCGAGATCCTGCGAATGAGCATCGTTGCCGGATTGAAGCGCCGTTTTGGGCCCAACACCGAAGCTGAAGTCACGATCAACCCGGAACAGGGCGAAATCAGGGTGTTTTTAACCAAAAAGGTTGT
The nucleotide sequence above comes from candidate division WOR-3 bacterium. Encoded proteins:
- a CDS encoding transglutaminase domain-containing protein, with the translated sequence MKKRILVLFFALILACGGKADRKYIALTNAGSDSNGVWLATYLMGKKVGWAVTKCVQITDGYRFDNIMRMTISMLGKVQQVRVRSQVITNTDWTMRSFQFELGSQDGAFKAAGTVKDGWLILSGEGTREGQRVKLSRQLYPIEALGRVIVEAKPDSGTTLNYLTFDGTVMDTLPAIVTVLGYEILKSNGEEIPVLKVRVKRAKTEVTTWLDRNGMTVKEESPMGLNSYRVTEKEALSGESGYPVDLLRLFAVPVDTVIRQPAGVKRVVLEVTGLDTAEFELNGTYQRVVTKNPLRLEIVIPSNAQGVRLPVKAETEYLKPTVSVQADAEPIKRKAIEIIAGTDDAAIAAERILYWVHRTLKKEAVASLPNALDVLKSLKGDCNEHSVLYAALARAASIPTKVVVGLVYLDGAFYYHAWNEVYLDRWIPVDATFGEFPANALHLKLAEGELSRQAEVLSLVKKIGIKVLEFN